The following coding sequences are from one Tachysurus vachellii isolate PV-2020 chromosome 7, HZAU_Pvac_v1, whole genome shotgun sequence window:
- the xpr1b gene encoding xenotropic and polytropic retrovirus receptor 1 homolog, producing MKFTEHLAAHITPEWRKQYIQYEAFKEMLYSAQDQAPSIEVTDEDTVKRYYAKFEETFFQTCEKELAKINTFYSEKLAEAQRRFATLQNELQSSLDAQRESSRAPGLRPRRRAVFHLSQQERCKHRNIKDLQLAFSEFYLSLILLQNYQNLNFTGFRKILKKHDKIFETARGADWRVSHVEVAPFYTCKKITQLISETETLVTTELEGGDRQKAMKRLRVPPLGAAQPAPAWTTFRVGLYCGVFIVLLVTISITGIAKALQSSSNNVWPLVRLYRGGFLLIEFLFLLGINTYGWRQAGVNHVLIFELNPRNNLSHQHLFEIAGFLGMLWCVSILSCLFSDSLKIPIHACPLALYGFFLLFLINPFKTCYYKSRFWLLKLLFRVVTAPFHRVGFADFWLADQLNSLSVVLMDLEYLICFYSVELNWPMSNENAVNNTGTCNTYSYGVRAIIQCLPAWFRFVQCLRRYRDTKRAFPHLVNAGKYSTTFFVVTFAALYKTHKVNKHSDTDIFLYLMIACSVINSCYTLIWDLKMDWGLFDRNAAENALLREEIVYPQKAYYYGAILEDIILRFAWTIPLFVGILTSYPYVSDIVATILAPLEVFRRFVWNFFRLENEHLNNCGEFRAVRDISVAPLNADDQTLLEQMMDQEDGVRNRQGKKSWKRSYSMSLRRPRLASQSKMRDTKVLIEDTDDDT from the exons TCACGGATGAGGACACAGTCAAGAGATACTACGCCAAGTTTGAGGAGACATTCTTCCAAACATGCGAGAAGGAGCTGGCCAAAATCAACACGTTTTATTCAG AGAAACTGGCCGAGGCCCAGAGGCGCTTCGCCACGTTGCAGAATGAGTTGCAGTCGTCTCTAGATGCCCAGCGCGAAAGCAGCCGTGCCCCGGGCCTGCGTCCTCGGCGACGCGCCGTCTTCCACCTGTCCCAGCAGGAGCGCTGCAAACACCGCAACATCAAGGACCTGCAGCTGGCCTTTAGCGAGTTCTACCTCAGCCTCATACTGCTGCAGAACTATCAG AACCTGAACTTCACCGGTTTCCGGAAGATCCTAAAGAAACATGATAAGATCTTCGAGACGGCGCGAGGGGCCGACTGGCGGGTGTCTCATGTCGAAGTGGCGCCTTTCTACACCTGCAAGAAGATCACCCAGCTCATTTCTGAGACCGAG ACCCTGGTTACCACAGAATTAGAAGGTGGCGACAGACAGAAAGCAATGAAGAGGCTTCGTGTGCCTCCCTTAGGTGCAGCGCAG CCTGCACCGGCGTGGACCACTTTCCGTGTCGGACTTTACTGTGGAGTCTTTATTGTGTTACTGGTCACCATCAGCATCACAG GCATTGCAAAAGCACTGCAGTCTTCTTCAAATAACGTGTGGCCGCTGGTACGGCTCTACCGCGGCGGCTTCTTGCTCATCGAGTTTCTATTCCTGTTGGGCATCAACACGTATGGCTGGAGGCAGGCGGGTGTCAATCACGTGCTTATCTTTGAGCTCAACCCTCGCAACAACCTCTCGCACCAGCACCTGTTCGAG ATCGCAGGCTTTCTTGGCATGCTGTGGTGTGTCAGCATTTTGTCCTGCCTGTTCTCGGATTCCTTGAAGATCCCAATTCACGCCTGTCCGTTGGCGCTCTATGGCTTCTTCCTGCTTTTCCTCATCAACCCCTTCAAGACGTGCTACTACAAATCCCGCTTCTGGCTCCTCAAGCTGCTG TTCCGTGTGGTTACCGCTCCGTTCCACAGAGTGGGCTTCGCTGATTTCTGGCTGGCCGATCAGCTCAACTCACTGTCCGTCGTCCTCATGGACCTGGAGTACCTGATCTGCTTCTACAGCGTGGAGCTGAACTGGCCCATGTCTAACGAGAACGCCGTTAATAACACTG GTACGTGCAACACCTATTCATATGGCGTACGAGCCATCATCCAGTGTCTGCCGGCCTGGTTCCGCTTCGTGCAGTGCCTGCGGCGTTACCGAGACACGAAGCGCGCCTTCCCTCACTTGGTTAACGCTGGCAAATACTCTACCACCTTTTTCGTGGTGACTTTTGCCGCACTCTACAAGACCCACAAAG TCAACAAGCACTCAGACACGGACATCTTCTTGTACCTGATGATCGCCTGCTCGGTAATTAACTCCTGTTACACGCTCATCTGGGACCTGAAGATGGACTGGGGTCTGTTCGACCGCAACGCCGCTGAGAACGCGCTCCTCCGCGAGGAGATTGTGTACCCGCAGAAG GCCTACTATTATGGTGCCATCTTAGAAGACATCATCTTGCGTTTTGCCTGGACCATTCCTCTCTTTGTGGGGATACTGACTTCCTACCCTTATGTTTCCGACATTGTGGCCACCATTCTCGCGCCGCTGGAGGTCTTCAG ACGCTTCGTGTGGAACTTCTTCCGCCTGGAGAACGAGCACCTGAACAACTGTGGCGAGTTCCGAGCGGTGCGGGACATCTCCGTGGCTCCGCTGAATGCCGACGACCAGACGCTGCTGGAGCAGATGATGGACCAGGAGGACGGCGTCAGAAACCGACAGGGCAAGAAGAGCTGGAAGAGGAGCTACAGCATGTCGCTGAGACGACCTCGCCTCGCCTCCCA ATCCAAAATGCGAGACACCAAAGTCCTGATCGAAGACACGGATGACGACACCTGA
- the LOC132848284 gene encoding lipoamide acyltransferase component of branched-chain alpha-keto acid dehydrogenase complex, mitochondrial-like: MAAVTTMRRCFRILRHLPQLSSRRCRPCPRLWAPGSVQVLSHPSAFSSQQWRGFRQSSVAPGQVLQFKLSDIGEGIMEVTVKEWYVKEGDKVSQFDSICEVQSDKASVTITSRYDGIVRKLHYDVDSLALVGSPLVDIETDAPRDGGHEEDIVETLAVSHEHPHQEIKGHKTLATPTVRRLAMENNVKLSEVVGTGKDGRILKEDILNFLAKQTGAILPYDDVKVPVAPAAPAKVEKVAPHPTPTVPRPVFTGKDRTEPLNGFQKAMLKTMTAALKIPHFGYCDEVDLTNLVRLRSELKGVAESRGVKLSYMPFFIKAASLSLLQFPILNASVDESCQNITYKASHNIGLAMDTLQGLLVPNVKGVQALSVFEIAVELNRLQALGSGGQLGTADLTGGTFTISNIGSIGGTYAMPVILPPEVAIGALGKIQILPRFDAGGEPVKAHVMNVSWSADHRVIDGATMSHFSNLWRSYLEQPTSMLLDLK; the protein is encoded by the exons ATGGCGGCGGTGACGACAATGCGGCGCTGCTtcaggatcctgagacatctg CCCCAGTTGTCGTCCCGCCGCTGTAGACCGTGTCCCAGGCTCTGGGCACCTGGATCTGTTCAAGTCCTCAGTCACCCTTCAGCTTTCAGCTCACAGCAATGGAGAGGATTCAGACAAAGCAGTG TGGCTCCTGGACAAGTTCTCCAGTTCAAGTTGTCGGACATTGGCGAGGGGATCATGGAGGTGACGGTCAAGGAGTG GTATGTGAAAGAGGGCGATAAGGTTTCCCAGTTTGACAGCATCTGCGAGGTGCAGAGCGACAAAGCTTCCGTCACTATTACAAGCCGATACGACGGAATCGTAAGGAAACTTCACTACGACGTAGACTCTCTCGCTCTTGTCGGGTCACCTCTCGTGGACATCGAGACAGACGCACCACGAG ATGGCGGTCATGAGGAGGATATTGTGGAGACGCTTGCAGTATCTCATGAACACCCTCACCAGGAGATTAAAGGACATAAAACTTTGGCTACACCCACAGTGCGACGTCTTGCCATGGAGAACAAC GTTAAACTGAGTGAGGTGGTGGGGACAGGAAAGGACGGCCGTATCCTAAAAGAGGACATCCTTAACTTCTTGGCTAAGCAGACGGGTGCAATCCTACCTTACGATGACGTTAAGGTGCCAGTGGCACCAGCTGCTCCCGCCAAGGTGGAGAAAGTAGCCCCACATCCTACGCCCACCGTCCCCCGACCTGTCTTTACTGGGAAAGACAGGACAGAGCCACTCAATG GTTTCCAGAAGGCCATGTTGAAGACGATGACGGCTGCCTTGAAGATCCCTCACTTCGGTTACTGTGATGAGGTAGACCTCACCAATCTGGTGAGATTACGCTCAGAACTGAAAGGTGTGGCTGAATCCCGAGGGGTCAAACTGAGCTACATGCCCTTCTTCATTAAG GCTGCATCTCTCAGCCTGCTGCAGTTCCCAATCCTCAATGCCTCAGTTGACGAAAGCTGTCAGAACATCACTTACAAG GCGTCCCATAACATCGGTCTGGCCATGGACACTCTGCAGGGTCTGCTGGTGCCCAACGTGAAAGGCGTGCAGGCTCTGAGCGTGTTCGAAATCGCAGTGGAACTGAACCGACTGCAGGCGCTAGGATCGGGCGGGCAGCTGGGCACGGCAGACCTGACAGGGGGCACGTTCACCATCTCCAACATCGGCTCG ATTGGAGGGACTTACGCCATGCCGGTGATCCTGCCCCCGGAGGTGGCCATAGGAGCTTTGGGAAAGATCCAG ATCCTGCCGAGGTTCGACGCCGGCGGCGAGCCGGTTAAAGCCCACGTAATGAACGTGAGCTGGTCAGCAGATCATCGTGTCATCGACGGAGCCACCATGTCCCACTTCTCCAACCTGTGGCGCTCGTACCTAGAACAACCCACTTCCATGCTGCTAGACCTCAAATGA